The following are encoded together in the Bradyrhizobium algeriense genome:
- a CDS encoding ABC transporter permease subunit has translation MIMRGWRSLLPIIVFTALYATVSLSVTNSYYQLVMTLVPVWAIFGLSWNLLSGYTGLISFGHAAFFGVGAYAVVLGQIHFDLSPWIMIPIAAILGGIAGLLIGFPTFRLQGHYFALAMLAYPLAILYVFEWLGLQEVTLPIKRDNPIAYMQFADHRLYTLLALAMMLATILLTRAIERSRFGMALLAIKQNEAAAEAAGINTLAWKLRAVTLSGAIAGAVGGFYAVVLLVVTPQSVFGMLVSAQALTVAMFGGVGTVWGPVIGSVILIPLAETLNAEAGSRFPGIQGVIYGLAIICVILLAPEGLFWKVRDFLRKRSAPPAAATSSAPDVPVAVAIPAAPAPARAKRSVGTGDVVLEVRNLSRSFGGLKAVQDVSFKLRRNEILGIIGPNGAGKTTLFNLLNGFLRPGTGEILLDGREMSGRKPHELCEAGIGRTFQIMRPFLRMSISDNVVVGAYVRAKTDVEARKLAADAIARVGLSEIAERIAGELTTKELRLMELARALAGQPRILLLDETLAGLGHDEADEVVAVIQRLARDGMTIAIIEHTMQAMVRLVDSFLVLDHGAVIVEGEPEAVTRDSRVIEAYLGKKWVAHAPH, from the coding sequence ATGATCATGCGCGGATGGCGTTCGCTGCTCCCTATCATCGTCTTCACCGCGCTCTATGCCACGGTGTCGCTAAGCGTGACCAATTCCTATTACCAGTTGGTGATGACGCTGGTTCCGGTTTGGGCGATCTTCGGCTTGTCGTGGAACCTGCTTAGCGGATACACCGGGTTGATCTCGTTCGGTCATGCCGCCTTCTTCGGCGTCGGGGCCTATGCCGTCGTGCTCGGCCAGATCCATTTCGATCTATCGCCGTGGATCATGATCCCGATCGCGGCCATCCTCGGCGGCATCGCCGGACTGCTGATCGGCTTTCCGACCTTCCGCCTGCAGGGGCACTACTTCGCGCTGGCGATGCTCGCCTACCCGCTCGCCATTCTCTACGTGTTCGAATGGCTCGGCCTTCAGGAAGTCACGCTGCCGATCAAGCGCGATAATCCGATCGCCTATATGCAATTCGCCGATCACCGTCTCTACACGCTTCTGGCGCTGGCGATGATGCTGGCCACGATCCTGCTGACGCGTGCCATCGAACGATCGCGCTTCGGCATGGCGTTGCTCGCGATCAAACAGAATGAAGCCGCCGCGGAAGCCGCGGGGATCAACACGCTGGCCTGGAAGCTCCGTGCCGTCACGCTCAGCGGCGCCATCGCCGGAGCGGTTGGCGGGTTTTATGCAGTCGTGCTGCTGGTGGTGACCCCGCAATCCGTGTTCGGCATGCTGGTGTCGGCACAGGCGTTGACGGTCGCCATGTTCGGCGGCGTCGGAACGGTCTGGGGTCCGGTGATCGGATCGGTGATCCTGATACCGCTGGCCGAAACGCTCAATGCCGAAGCGGGCTCGCGCTTTCCCGGAATTCAGGGGGTGATCTATGGCCTCGCGATCATATGCGTCATTCTTCTCGCGCCTGAGGGCCTGTTCTGGAAAGTGCGAGACTTCCTGCGCAAGCGGTCGGCACCACCGGCTGCGGCAACGTCGAGCGCGCCGGATGTCCCGGTTGCGGTTGCCATCCCCGCCGCACCGGCACCAGCGCGTGCCAAACGATCCGTCGGAACAGGCGACGTCGTCCTGGAAGTTCGCAACCTGTCGCGCTCGTTCGGCGGATTGAAGGCCGTGCAGGATGTCAGCTTCAAGCTGCGGCGAAATGAGATCCTCGGGATCATCGGTCCCAACGGGGCCGGCAAGACCACGCTGTTCAACCTGCTGAACGGATTCCTTCGGCCAGGTACGGGCGAAATTCTCCTCGACGGGCGGGAGATGTCCGGCCGCAAGCCGCATGAGCTCTGCGAGGCAGGCATCGGCCGCACCTTCCAGATCATGCGCCCGTTCCTGCGCATGTCGATTTCGGACAATGTCGTGGTCGGAGCCTATGTGCGCGCCAAGACCGATGTCGAGGCAAGGAAGCTGGCGGCCGATGCAATTGCCCGCGTCGGACTGTCCGAGATCGCCGAGCGCATCGCCGGCGAACTCACGACCAAGGAATTGCGGCTGATGGAACTCGCCCGCGCGCTGGCCGGACAGCCGCGCATCCTGCTGCTCGACGAGACGCTCGCGGGCCTCGGACACGACGAGGCTGATGAGGTCGTCGCGGTAATCCAGCGGCTTGCCCGCGACGGCATGACGATCGCGATCATCGAACACACGATGCAGGCGATGGTTCGCCTGGTTGACAGTTTCCTGGTGCTCGACCACGGCGCCGTGATCGTCGAGGGCGAACCAGAAGCTGTCACCCGCGACAGCCGCGTTATCGAGGCCTATCTCGGCAAAAAATGGGTGGCCCATGCTCCGCATTGA
- a CDS encoding 3-hydroxybutyrate dehydrogenase, which yields MLKGKWALVTGATAGLGLAVAESLAGAGANIVLHDLNEPVQTKDRLRTQFGVEVISIAADLSQRTAIEAMMNDLLRRVSTVDILVNNAVVRHFSPAENFPPERWDEALAVNLSAPFHLIRLALPGMKEKRWGRIINMASIYSTRAVADRIDYVTTKTAIVGMTRAVAIETAKSGITCNALCPGTLPTPAIQGKIAGIAAADGSTVEEATRDYLAARQPTGRFVAMEAVGAMAAFLCSPAAQDVTGATLPIDGGWSIA from the coding sequence ATGTTGAAGGGCAAATGGGCTCTCGTGACCGGGGCAACGGCGGGCCTGGGCCTGGCCGTGGCCGAAAGCCTTGCCGGAGCGGGAGCCAACATTGTCCTGCACGATCTGAACGAACCGGTGCAGACGAAAGATCGTCTACGCACGCAGTTTGGCGTCGAGGTGATTAGCATCGCAGCCGACCTGTCGCAGCGCACCGCCATAGAAGCGATGATGAACGACCTGCTCCGCCGCGTCAGCACGGTCGATATCCTGGTGAACAATGCGGTGGTGCGGCATTTTTCACCGGCCGAAAACTTCCCGCCGGAACGATGGGACGAAGCGCTCGCCGTCAATCTGTCGGCCCCGTTCCACCTGATCCGTCTCGCATTGCCCGGAATGAAAGAGAAACGCTGGGGCCGCATCATCAACATGGCGTCGATCTATTCGACCCGCGCGGTTGCGGACCGCATCGATTATGTGACCACCAAAACGGCCATTGTCGGCATGACCCGCGCCGTCGCGATCGAGACGGCAAAGAGCGGGATTACCTGCAACGCGCTTTGCCCGGGCACGCTGCCGACGCCGGCCATTCAGGGAAAAATCGCAGGGATCGCGGCCGCCGACGGCAGCACCGTCGAGGAAGCGACGCGCGATTATCTGGCGGCACGCCAGCCGACCGGACGGTTTGTCGCCATGGAGGCCGTCGGTGCGATGGCTGCCTTCCTGTGCAGCCCTGCCGCACAGGATGTCACCGGAGCAACGCTGCCAATCGACGGGGGCTGGTCCATCGCATGA
- a CDS encoding carboxymuconolactone decarboxylase family protein has product MDKATYDRGLQIRKNVLGNEFVDKAIASADDFNRPMQDLTTEYCWGYVWGRDGLTHKTRSFLNLAMLCALNRPQELKTHVRGALTNGATREEIREVFMQVAIYCGVPAGVDAFRNAKEVFAELDKK; this is encoded by the coding sequence ATGGACAAGGCGACATACGATCGAGGCCTCCAGATCCGAAAGAACGTTCTGGGCAATGAATTCGTCGACAAGGCGATCGCATCGGCCGACGACTTCAACCGTCCGATGCAGGACCTCACGACGGAGTATTGCTGGGGCTATGTCTGGGGCCGCGACGGCCTTACGCACAAGACCCGCAGCTTTCTCAACCTCGCGATGCTGTGCGCGCTCAACCGGCCGCAGGAACTCAAGACCCATGTTCGGGGCGCCCTGACCAACGGCGCGACGCGCGAGGAAATACGCGAGGTGTTCATGCAGGTCGCGATCTATTGCGGCGTGCCGGCCGGCGTGGACGCTTTCCGTAACGCCAAGGAAGTGTTTGCCGAACTGGACAAGAAGTAA
- a CDS encoding ABC transporter substrate-binding protein has translation MTKITSAALTRRSLLAGASAGLISSRVWAQQPSEVKVGLLVPISGLYARPGAVMRHGAEMGVEHINAQGGIKSLGGAKLKLVVLDSGDTTEKAKNAAQRMVAQEPDLVAASGSYLSSFTLAVTEVTERANLPVLTLSYSDLITDRGFKYVFQTSATAGSQAKQALPQIVKLAETASGKKPKTVAIITDNTAASVSSAKAMRDGLLAENGLQLIVDETFTPPLADATPLVQKIRSAKPDLLFFLPTVISDAKLLLEKMNEFGLGQGKIPTISFGIAIAEPDMLQTVSPELLQGLLTCVASWGAKGHEALIAELKTRYKEPWMTQNAISTYGDMWVIKDALEKAGKADRVAVADALRSMDAGPSKYYPLGEIKFDEKGRRVGAGMTIVQWQAGVPVTVFPPQLALSQPFWPKS, from the coding sequence ATGACAAAAATTACCTCGGCCGCATTGACGCGGCGCAGCTTGCTCGCCGGCGCATCCGCCGGCCTGATCTCGTCTCGCGTGTGGGCGCAACAACCGTCCGAAGTGAAGGTCGGGTTGCTGGTGCCGATTTCCGGCCTCTATGCGCGTCCGGGAGCCGTGATGCGCCACGGTGCCGAGATGGGGGTAGAACACATCAATGCGCAGGGCGGCATCAAGTCGCTCGGCGGCGCCAAGCTCAAGCTGGTCGTGCTCGATTCCGGCGATACCACCGAGAAGGCCAAGAATGCCGCGCAGCGCATGGTCGCGCAGGAACCCGATTTGGTGGCGGCCAGCGGCTCCTATCTGAGTTCATTCACACTGGCGGTCACCGAGGTCACGGAGCGGGCCAATCTTCCGGTCCTCACCCTCTCCTACTCCGACCTGATTACCGATCGCGGCTTCAAATATGTCTTCCAGACATCGGCTACGGCGGGATCGCAGGCAAAACAGGCTTTGCCGCAGATCGTGAAGCTTGCTGAAACCGCTTCCGGAAAGAAGCCCAAGACGGTCGCGATCATCACCGACAACACCGCGGCATCGGTTTCCTCGGCAAAGGCGATGCGCGACGGCCTGCTCGCCGAAAACGGTCTGCAGTTGATCGTCGATGAAACCTTTACTCCGCCGCTCGCCGACGCCACCCCACTGGTTCAAAAAATCCGGTCGGCGAAACCCGACTTGCTCTTCTTCCTGCCGACCGTGATTTCCGACGCCAAGCTGCTGCTCGAGAAGATGAACGAGTTCGGCCTCGGGCAAGGCAAGATTCCAACCATCTCGTTCGGCATCGCCATTGCCGAACCCGACATGCTGCAGACCGTCAGCCCGGAATTGCTGCAGGGCCTCCTCACTTGTGTCGCGAGTTGGGGCGCCAAGGGCCACGAGGCGCTGATCGCCGAACTCAAGACCCGCTACAAGGAGCCCTGGATGACGCAGAACGCGATCTCCACCTATGGCGACATGTGGGTGATCAAGGACGCGCTCGAGAAGGCCGGCAAGGCTGACCGCGTTGCGGTCGCCGATGCGCTGCGCTCGATGGATGCCGGTCCGTCGAAATATTACCCGCTCGGCGAAATCAAGTTCGACGAAAAGGGCCGTCGCGTCGGCGCTGGGATGACCATCGTGCAGTGGCAAGCCGGCGTACCGGTCACGGTATTCCCGCCGCAACTGGCACTGTCCCAGCCGTTCTGGCCCAAAAGCTAG
- a CDS encoding MmgE/PrpD family protein: MTIGSTGSSKVSLARALARTALAVDLGRFDADVIAKAKICLLDFLSCAFEARNHPWSRQAIGIAREVGNGATVIGTRTLASPGDAAFANATMGHGLVREDMHAASICHHGVVIWPTLLALSERTPLSGATFVGAAIIGYETGAQIGRALFAADLARLYRPTGLVAPLGAALAGSYALGLTEDVATSAIAIAANTSSGLNEWPRAGGSEMYFHPGFAARNAIAAVELAEAGACTSETILEGEAGLFAAFRRQPAPAGIRLFAGSQPEIMAVYNKPAPACNFAQTAAQTALRVARELGTSEDIATVAIRVPEAAARYPGCDSKGPFHNALQAKMSIPFSVAAVLARGALEEDNYADIDDIRILRLVERTELQSEPGLTAAFPANQGAEIRVGLRNGNTVHQRLDNVIAATPEEIRTRFRGAAAAVIGDKQARHLEELIDNCASLPDSRVIAARCRLEPTEQRLRPAS; encoded by the coding sequence ATGACAATCGGATCGACCGGATCAAGCAAGGTGTCGTTGGCGCGGGCGTTGGCACGCACCGCGCTTGCCGTCGACCTCGGCCGTTTTGACGCTGATGTCATCGCCAAGGCGAAAATCTGCCTGCTGGATTTTCTTTCCTGTGCCTTCGAGGCGAGAAACCATCCATGGAGTCGCCAGGCCATCGGCATCGCGCGCGAGGTCGGAAACGGCGCAACCGTCATCGGCACCCGCACCCTCGCCTCGCCGGGCGACGCGGCCTTCGCCAACGCCACCATGGGCCACGGCCTGGTGCGCGAAGACATGCACGCAGCCAGCATCTGTCACCATGGCGTGGTGATCTGGCCGACCCTGCTCGCTTTGTCGGAACGAACGCCGCTGTCCGGCGCAACGTTCGTTGGCGCCGCGATCATCGGCTATGAGACCGGCGCACAGATCGGTCGCGCACTGTTTGCCGCCGACCTCGCGCGCCTCTACCGGCCGACCGGGCTTGTTGCGCCGCTCGGGGCAGCCCTTGCGGGCAGCTATGCTCTCGGCCTGACCGAAGACGTCGCAACCAGCGCAATTGCCATTGCCGCAAACACGTCGTCCGGCCTGAACGAATGGCCGCGCGCCGGCGGCTCCGAAATGTATTTCCACCCAGGCTTTGCGGCGCGCAACGCGATTGCCGCGGTCGAACTGGCCGAGGCCGGCGCGTGCACCTCCGAAACCATCCTTGAGGGCGAAGCCGGACTGTTCGCCGCCTTCCGCCGCCAGCCTGCCCCCGCCGGGATCCGATTGTTTGCCGGCTCCCAGCCCGAGATCATGGCCGTCTACAACAAGCCCGCTCCCGCCTGCAATTTCGCACAGACCGCAGCGCAGACAGCGTTACGTGTCGCGCGCGAACTCGGAACATCCGAAGACATCGCGACCGTTGCGATCAGAGTCCCCGAGGCGGCGGCCCGCTACCCCGGCTGCGACTCCAAGGGGCCATTTCACAACGCGCTACAGGCCAAGATGAGCATTCCCTTCAGCGTCGCAGCCGTGCTGGCGCGCGGTGCGCTCGAAGAGGACAATTACGCTGATATTGACGATATCAGGATCCTCCGCCTCGTCGAACGAACCGAGCTGCAAAGCGAGCCCGGTCTCACCGCCGCGTTCCCGGCCAACCAAGGCGCCGAGATCCGGGTTGGCCTCCGCAACGGAAACACCGTCCATCAGCGTCTCGACAACGTGATTGCCGCGACGCCCGAAGAAATCCGCACCCGCTTTCGGGGTGCTGCCGCCGCCGTTATCGGCGACAAGCAGGCGCGGCATCTGGAAGAGTTGATCGACAATTGCGCATCACTTCCGGACAGCCGCGTCATCGCCGCCCGGTGCCGGCTTGAGCCGACCGAACAACGGCTGCGGCCAGCGTCATGA
- a CDS encoding MmgE/PrpD family protein has translation MRQDEAQGVGTIFADFVAGTTWTDVARQNHEAKRSILNFFATALGSAHDPAVGVALRVLSPFSGAATSAIIGRSERLDAMGAAFVNAISANLLDFDDTHLDTIIHPAAPVAAPVLALAQARGLSGRDVLIAFILGVEVECRVGNAVSPGHYARGWHITSTCGVFGAAAACAKLLGLPAVQISNAIGIAASQSAGIVENLPSAAKNVSVGNAARNGLFAALLAAEGYSASPRAIEGPLGWARAMGDEPDLERLTDSLGKTWEIAKNTYKPYPAGIVFHAVIDACFKLREKLDRRIDDIAFITVRGSALLLARGDRPVCNERDARVSIHHCAACALLLGAAGITEFSDAIVFRPEIAALRQKVKAELDASLPDGAARVAIQMASGEMLSEVVMEAKGSLADPLSDRDIEAKMRDCARLGQSDWDIDRIIDDVWRLDTLADVSSLMRAHG, from the coding sequence GTGCGGCAAGATGAAGCGCAAGGCGTCGGCACAATTTTCGCCGATTTCGTTGCCGGTACAACGTGGACGGATGTCGCGAGGCAGAATCACGAAGCGAAGCGTTCGATTCTGAACTTCTTTGCGACGGCCCTCGGTTCGGCTCATGACCCTGCGGTCGGCGTTGCCTTGCGCGTGCTGTCGCCGTTCAGCGGCGCCGCAACTTCGGCGATCATCGGCCGCTCCGAGAGGCTCGATGCGATGGGCGCGGCGTTCGTCAACGCGATTTCGGCCAATCTGCTCGATTTCGACGATACCCATCTGGACACGATCATTCATCCGGCAGCGCCCGTTGCTGCACCGGTCCTGGCATTGGCGCAGGCGCGCGGGCTTTCGGGGCGGGACGTTCTGATCGCGTTCATTCTCGGCGTGGAGGTCGAATGCCGCGTCGGCAATGCGGTATCTCCCGGACACTATGCGCGCGGCTGGCACATCACCTCGACCTGCGGCGTGTTCGGCGCGGCGGCCGCTTGCGCCAAATTGCTCGGCCTCCCGGCAGTCCAGATTTCCAATGCGATTGGAATTGCGGCAAGCCAATCGGCCGGCATCGTCGAAAATCTTCCGAGCGCCGCCAAGAATGTCAGTGTCGGCAATGCGGCGCGCAACGGCCTGTTTGCGGCATTGCTCGCGGCTGAAGGCTATTCCGCATCGCCACGGGCCATCGAAGGGCCGCTCGGCTGGGCCCGTGCCATGGGCGACGAACCTGATCTTGAGCGTTTGACGGACAGTCTCGGCAAGACCTGGGAGATCGCGAAGAACACCTACAAGCCCTATCCTGCGGGCATCGTGTTTCATGCCGTGATCGACGCCTGCTTCAAATTGCGGGAAAAGCTGGATCGGCGCATCGACGATATCGCCTTCATCACGGTGCGGGGTTCGGCGCTTTTGCTGGCGCGCGGCGACCGGCCGGTTTGCAACGAACGCGATGCGCGGGTCAGCATTCATCATTGTGCCGCCTGTGCATTGCTGCTGGGCGCGGCCGGCATCACCGAATTCTCGGACGCGATCGTATTTCGGCCGGAGATCGCGGCCTTGCGGCAGAAAGTGAAGGCGGAGCTTGACGCTTCGCTTCCGGACGGCGCCGCGCGCGTCGCTATCCAAATGGCGTCGGGGGAGATGCTTAGTGAGGTCGTGATGGAAGCGAAAGGCAGTCTTGCCGATCCGCTGTCGGACCGTGATATCGAAGCGAAAATGCGCGATTGTGCGCGGCTGGGGCAAAGCGATTGGGATATCGATCGCATCATCGACGATGTTTGGCGTCTCGACACGCTTGCTGACGTCTCAAGCCTGATGAGGGCACACGGCTGA
- a CDS encoding ABC transporter ATP-binding protein: protein MLRIEGLTAGYSAIPVLNGVSIKVEEGQFVAIVGPNGAGKTTLFKTISGIVRPSAGTITFRHHDLLSIRPAQRAHLGIAHVPEGRQVFPSLTVMENLEMGAMTEAGQRDWKHNIERIFEWLPILAERRGQFAGTLSGGQQQMLAIGRGLAGSPKLLMLDEPSMGLAPTIADFIFERLIEIRRQSNLTILLVEQRVAEALESADHGYVLEAGRVALEGNNQTLRADDRIRKAYLGM from the coding sequence ATGCTCCGCATTGAAGGGCTGACCGCCGGATATTCCGCGATTCCCGTTTTGAACGGCGTCTCGATCAAGGTCGAGGAAGGCCAGTTCGTTGCGATCGTCGGACCGAACGGCGCCGGCAAGACCACGCTGTTCAAGACGATTTCCGGCATCGTGCGCCCAAGCGCGGGAACGATCACATTCAGGCATCACGACCTGCTGTCGATCCGGCCGGCGCAACGCGCGCATCTCGGCATCGCCCACGTACCGGAAGGCCGCCAGGTGTTTCCTTCGCTCACGGTGATGGAAAACCTCGAAATGGGCGCGATGACCGAGGCCGGCCAGCGCGACTGGAAACACAACATCGAGCGCATCTTCGAATGGCTGCCGATCCTGGCCGAGCGCCGCGGCCAGTTCGCGGGCACGCTGTCGGGCGGACAGCAGCAGATGCTCGCGATCGGCCGCGGGCTCGCAGGCTCGCCCAAGCTCCTGATGCTGGATGAACCCTCGATGGGCCTCGCGCCCACGATCGCCGATTTCATCTTCGAACGGCTGATCGAAATCCGCCGGCAATCGAACCTGACGATCCTGCTGGTCGAACAGCGCGTGGCGGAGGCCCTCGAATCCGCCGACCACGGCTACGTGCTCGAAGCCGGCCGCGTCGCACTCGAAGGCAACAACCAAACCTTGCGGGCGGACGACCGTATCCGCAAGGCCTACCTCGGCATGTAA
- a CDS encoding NAD(P)-dependent oxidoreductase: protein MSLVKRGQGNPAAARTRKRQRRDRERIMAAETIGFVGTGRMGGPMAGRLLDAGYSLCIYDAQAEATKPLVARGARLAKSPAEVASSADIVLASLPTPDIVKAVALGPDGIVAGNRATVLIDLSTTGPGAAKLIAKGFEARNLTLVDAPVSGGIKGAVNGTLAVMVSCPKATYDRVEPILKHFGKLFYTGDKPGTAQTAKLANNLMAAAALVITSEAVAMGVKGGVNAKVLIDIINASSGRNSASEDKFPRAVLPGTFDFGFTTGLSYKDVRLCVDEAEAMGVPMVCGSVVRQMLAITNAKYGASSDFTSIAKVLEEWAGVEMRG from the coding sequence GTGAGTTTGGTCAAACGCGGCCAGGGAAACCCTGCCGCGGCAAGAACAAGAAAGCGCCAGCGGCGCGACAGGGAGCGAATCATGGCAGCAGAAACAATCGGCTTTGTCGGAACGGGCCGAATGGGCGGACCGATGGCCGGGCGCCTGCTCGACGCCGGCTATTCGCTGTGCATTTACGATGCACAGGCTGAAGCGACCAAGCCGCTGGTTGCGCGCGGCGCACGGCTGGCGAAATCGCCCGCCGAAGTCGCGTCCAGCGCAGACATCGTGCTGGCCAGCCTGCCGACCCCCGACATCGTCAAGGCCGTTGCGCTGGGGCCCGATGGAATCGTCGCCGGAAACCGCGCGACCGTCCTGATCGACTTGTCCACCACCGGGCCCGGCGCCGCCAAATTGATCGCGAAGGGATTTGAAGCGCGCAACCTGACGCTGGTCGATGCGCCGGTCAGCGGCGGCATCAAAGGCGCGGTGAACGGCACGCTTGCAGTGATGGTGTCCTGCCCGAAAGCGACCTATGACAGGGTTGAGCCGATCCTGAAGCACTTCGGAAAGCTGTTTTACACCGGCGACAAGCCGGGCACGGCGCAGACCGCAAAGCTCGCGAACAACCTGATGGCGGCGGCAGCGCTTGTGATCACCTCCGAGGCGGTCGCGATGGGCGTCAAGGGCGGCGTCAACGCCAAGGTGCTGATCGACATCATCAACGCCAGCAGCGGGCGCAACAGCGCTTCGGAAGACAAATTCCCTCGCGCCGTGCTTCCCGGCACCTTCGATTTCGGCTTTACCACCGGCCTCTCCTACAAGGACGTGCGGCTCTGCGTCGATGAAGCCGAGGCCATGGGCGTGCCGATGGTCTGCGGCTCGGTGGTCCGGCAGATGCTCGCCATCACCAACGCCAAATATGGCGCGTCTTCCGATTTCACCTCGATCGCGAAAGTGCTGGAGGAATGGGCCGGCGTGGAAATGCGCGGCTAG
- a CDS encoding N-acyl homoserine lactonase family protein, translating to MAEQEYELFAIRYATREARRSEHFIGGDPHDGPMPMDYFMWLARGGGRTFIIDTGFNAEVSKKRKRTFLRCPVETLSAFGIGANEVEDVILTHLHYDHAGNFDRFPNARFHLQERELAYATGRFMRYPRLSHSFEVEDVCGIVRLNYARRVLFYEGDAELAPGLTIHAAGGHSAGLQFVRVRTRRGFVVVASDVSHFYENMASERPFTTALHIGEMLEGFDRLRALAPDESHIVPGHDPLVMKLYPAPSPQLEGIAVRLDVPPSGTAPVRADYLAGH from the coding sequence ATGGCCGAGCAGGAGTACGAACTCTTTGCTATCCGCTATGCCACTCGCGAGGCGCGGCGGAGCGAGCATTTCATCGGCGGCGATCCGCACGACGGACCGATGCCGATGGACTATTTCATGTGGCTGGCAAGGGGAGGGGGCCGCACCTTTATCATCGATACCGGATTCAACGCGGAAGTATCGAAGAAGCGAAAGCGGACGTTCCTGCGTTGTCCGGTGGAGACGCTCAGTGCGTTCGGCATCGGTGCGAACGAGGTCGAGGATGTCATCCTCACGCATCTGCATTACGACCATGCGGGCAATTTCGACCGATTCCCGAACGCGCGATTCCACCTCCAGGAACGCGAACTGGCGTATGCCACGGGGCGCTTTATGCGATATCCGAGGTTGTCGCATTCGTTCGAGGTCGAGGACGTCTGCGGGATTGTACGGTTGAACTATGCGCGGCGCGTCTTGTTCTATGAAGGCGACGCCGAGCTCGCTCCCGGCCTTACGATACATGCGGCCGGCGGCCATTCCGCCGGGCTTCAGTTCGTTCGCGTCAGGACACGCCGGGGATTTGTCGTCGTTGCCTCCGATGTCAGTCATTTTTACGAGAATATGGCCAGTGAGCGTCCGTTTACGACCGCCCTCCATATCGGCGAAATGCTGGAGGGATTTGATCGGTTGCGGGCGCTTGCGCCGGATGAGAGCCATATCGTTCCGGGGCATGATCCGCTCGTCATGAAGCTTTATCCAGCTCCAAGCCCGCAACTGGAGGGCATCGCCGTGCGCCTTGATGTGCCGCCATCTGGCACCGCGCCCGTTCGCGCCGATTATCTGGCGGGGCATTAG
- a CDS encoding ABC transporter substrate-binding protein has translation MGQDNRSDKVSQTSLTRRTVLSGAAAIGLSTVARAQQPAEVKVGLIVPLSGIYTRPGQVMRMGAEMGIEHINAQGGIKSLGGAKMKLVVIDCGDTTEKAKNAAQRMVAQEADLVAATGSYLSSFTLAVTEVTERAELPMLTLSYSDLLTERGFKFIFQTAAPASRQSELGLPELMKLAEAASGKRPKTVAMLMDNTATSVATAKALKEKIFAQEGLQLVVEEVWTPPLSDATPLIQKVRSARPDLLLFMPNAISDAKLGLEKINEFGLGQGKIPTVSFSITIAEPDMLQSVSTDAVQGIMTVVANWGSKGHEALIAELKAKYKEPWMTQNVISTYGDMWLMKAALEQAGKADRLSVAQAFRTMDGGPSKHYPGGQLKFDEKGRRVGAGVVIVQWQSGVPVTVYPSDLALAAPFWPKKS, from the coding sequence ATGGGCCAGGACAACCGATCCGACAAGGTCTCGCAGACGTCGCTGACGCGACGAACCGTGCTTTCCGGTGCGGCTGCGATCGGCCTGTCGACGGTAGCTCGCGCGCAGCAGCCGGCGGAGGTCAAGGTAGGCCTGATCGTGCCGTTGTCGGGTATCTATACCCGTCCGGGCCAGGTGATGCGCATGGGCGCCGAGATGGGCATCGAGCACATCAACGCGCAAGGCGGCATCAAATCGCTCGGCGGCGCGAAGATGAAGCTTGTCGTAATCGATTGCGGCGACACCACGGAAAAGGCCAAGAACGCGGCGCAGCGCATGGTCGCACAGGAGGCCGATCTGGTTGCGGCGACCGGCTCCTATCTGAGCTCCTTCACGCTGGCTGTGACTGAAGTCACCGAGCGCGCCGAACTGCCGATGCTGACGCTGTCCTATTCGGATCTGCTGACCGAGCGCGGCTTCAAATTCATCTTCCAGACGGCGGCGCCTGCGAGCCGGCAATCGGAACTCGGCTTGCCTGAACTGATGAAGCTTGCTGAGGCTGCCTCCGGCAAGCGCCCGAAGACAGTGGCGATGCTGATGGACAACACGGCGACGTCGGTTGCGACCGCCAAGGCGCTCAAGGAGAAGATCTTTGCGCAGGAAGGCCTGCAATTGGTCGTGGAGGAAGTGTGGACACCGCCGCTTTCCGACGCCACGCCGCTGATCCAGAAGGTCAGGTCAGCCCGACCGGACCTGCTGCTGTTCATGCCCAACGCCATCTCGGACGCCAAACTCGGCCTCGAAAAAATCAACGAGTTCGGGCTTGGCCAGGGCAAGATTCCAACCGTGTCCTTCTCGATCACGATTGCGGAGCCGGACATGCTGCAAAGCGTCAGCACCGACGCCGTGCAAGGCATCATGACGGTTGTCGCCAACTGGGGCTCAAAGGGCCATGAGGCGCTGATCGCCGAGTTGAAGGCGAAGTACAAGGAGCCCTGGATGACGCAGAATGTCATCTCGACCTATGGCGACATGTGGCTGATGAAGGCCGCCCTGGAGCAAGCCGGCAAGGCCGACCGACTTTCCGTTGCGCAGGCGTTCCGCACCATGGATGGCGGGCCGTCGAAACACTACCCCGGCGGCCAGCTCAAGTTCGACGAAAAGGGCCGCCGTGTCGGCGCCGGTGTTGTCATCGTGCAATGGCAATCCGGCGTGCCCGTCACCGTCTATCCGTCCGACCTCGCATTAGCTGCTCCGTTCTGGCCGAAGAAATCTTGA